One Dermacentor silvarum isolate Dsil-2018 chromosome 10, BIME_Dsil_1.4, whole genome shotgun sequence genomic window carries:
- the LOC119431308 gene encoding ribonucleoside-diphosphate reductase subunit M2 yields MSLTTRDMNKINNLKISSRDKENHVPDASIADAARVEKKALQQTSPVARRSTSVEDEPLLRENPRRFVVFPIVYEDIWRMYKKAEASFWTVEEVDLSKDLPHWESLKPEERHFVSHILAFFAASDGIVNENLVERFSQEVQVTEARCFYGFQMAIENVHSEMYSLLIDTYIKDAAERDMLFNAIETMPCIKRKADWALRWIGDRNASFGERVVAFAAVEGIFFSGSFASIFWLKKRGLMPGLTFSNELISRDEGLHTDFACLMFSHLVHKPSAMRVKQIVCDAVVIEQEFLTEALPVALIGMNCELMKRYIEFVADRLLVELGCEKVYNSENPFDFMEHISLEGKTNFFEKKVGEYQKAGVMANKEDQVFTLDADF; encoded by the exons GTGCCCGACGCTAGCATCGCCGACGCCGCCAGAGTTGAAAAAAAG GCGCTGCAGCAGACATCGCCAGTGGCGCGGCGGTCGACATCCGTGGAGGACGAGCCGCTTCTGCGCGAGAATCCTCGTCGGTTCGTGGTATTCCCCATCGTGTACGAGGACATATGGCGCATGTACAAAAAAGCCGAGGCCTCTTTCTGGACCGTGGAGGAGGTGGACCTGTCCAAGGACTTGCCGCACTGGGAATCGCTCAAGCCCGAGGAGCGGCACTTCGTCTCGCACATCCTCGCCTTCTTCGCCGCCAGCGATGGCATCGTTAACGAGAACCTG GTGGAGCGCTTTAGCCAAGAGGTGCAGGTGACAGAGGCGCGGTGCTTCTACGGCTTCCAGATGGCCATTGAGAATGTTCACTCCGAAATGTACAGCCTGCTCATTGACACTTACATCAAGGATGCAGCTGAGAG AGATATGCTATTCAATGCCATCGAGACCATGCCCTGCATCAAGCGTAAGGCAGACTGGGCACTGCGGTGGATCGGGGACCGGAATGCGAGCTTTGGGGAGCGTGTGGTCGCCTTTGCTGCCGTCGAGGGCATCTTCTTCTCGGGCTCCTTTGCGTCCATATTCTGGCTCAAGAAGCGAGGCCTCATGCCAGGTCTCACCTTTAGCAACGAGCTCATCAGCCGTGATGAG GGCCTGCACACAGACTTTGCCTGCCTCATGTTCAGCCATTTGGTGCACAAGCCATCGGCCATGCGAGTCAAGCAGATAGTGTGTGATGCTGTTGTCATAGAGCAAGAATTCCTGACTGAAGCCCTGCCTGTGGCCCTCATTGGCATGAACTGCGAACTGATGAAGCGCTACATTGAGTTTGTGGCCGACCGACTGCTCGTGGAGCTGGGATGTGAAAAG GTTTACAATTCTGAGAACCCATTTGACTTTATGGAGCACATATCACTGGAAGGCAAGACCAACTTTTTTGAGAAGAAGGTCGGTGAATACCAGAAGGCTGGTGTCATGGCCAACAAGGAAGACCAAGTGTTCACTCTGGATGCCGACTTCTGA